The region CTCAACAAATTATGAAAGATGTTTCTAACTCCATGTGTACAAGAAAGGAGGAAATCAATTAGGCATATGGATAAATATTAATGAATCTGAAAGGAAAAGGAATAGGCATGCAGACTATCATTCGACAAATCAAAGGAAGAATTATATTAGATAATGCAAACCACTGTCATATCTATAATTGTGAAGTATATGATGTCGGAATGGAAGGGATTCATCTAAGAGATAATAGCTCCAGTAATATTGTTGATATGTGTACCATAACCGATACAGGAAAGGTTAACACTGGTTATAGTGGTGCAAACTATGCAGATAGCTTCATTGATGTCAAAGGGAATAATGCTATTATTCGTAACAATACCTGTAATCGCAATAATAATTCTAATATTGTTGATGCTTTTCAAGGCAGTGAACAATTATCTGGTTGGGGCAAAAATAATGACTTTTACAGTAATACGGTGAATTTGGATCAGTCGTCTGGTTATGTTTTAAAAATTACCGGAAATACCACTGCAAAAGCATCAAACAATACACGTATTCCAGCGGGGAATATGTATAGCGGGAATATTACACAGTATTAATGTCTTATAAAATATCCATTATAAGGTGACGTAGGAAATGTTGAAATCTAAAAAAATCGGATCCTTAGAATCTTGATAAATCAGGGATGGAAATAAGAAAGAATAGACTAAAAAATACCAAGAGGAAAGTAATAATTTATATGTTCCCTTGTGGTAGACAGCTAAAATAATAAAACTGTTTATCACAAGGTGGAGCATATTAATTACCTTCCTCTTGGCGTTTTTTTTGATTAGTTCTGAAAAATCCTTTGATTATATTTTTATTATGTTTAGTAAACCATCCAAAAAATCAATATAAAACAGTGTAATTATTAACAGATAACTGGGTTTAGTAAACCGATCAGAGTGAAAATAGTCAGATATTGAACAAGAAGTAATCAGATTGTGAATTATGCTATCTAAAATACTGTGATAAGATACGAATATAAGAAAAACGGTTTAGTAAACATAAGGAGAAATGAAGATGGCAGTATATAAAGAACTAGACAGCAAATATGAAGTATTGGTAGAAGGTAAATCCGGTAGAAGGATAAAAGGCTATGATGGCTCATTAATGATGGTTGAAGTTTATTTTGAGAACCACTATATTTCAGAAAAACACACACATGAACATGAACAAATGACCTATTGTTTGGAAGGAACATTTGAGTTTTACATAGGTGATAAGGTGGAAAGAATCAGTGCGGGTGATACAATTTATTTCCCTTCAAACATAGAACATCATTGTGCAGTAATAACGGAAACAGGAAGGTTATTAGATGTTTTCACTCCGATACGCAAAGATTTTATACAGGAATAACCAGCATAAGAGATGTCTTAGGAAAGAGGTTATCGAGTGGATCAAACAAAAATAACGATTACAAATGTAGCAGAATTTGCTGGGGTATCGAAATCATTGGTGTCTAGTTACTTAAACGGACGATTTGACAACATGTCGGAAGCAACAAGAAAACGAATTGAAGAAACAATTCAAAGTCTTGGTTATGAACCCAAGGAGCAGTATCGGAACTTTAAGAAAAGAGAAAGGGGAATTATAGGTCTGATACTACCTGATATCACGGATCCATTTTACTCCCTTTGTAGTAAGGCAATAGCGGATGGTGCACTGAATCATGATTATATGGTTTTGTTTGCAAACAGTGATAATAACGTCGGTGTAGAAAATACCTATCTTGATAAGTTTTCAGAATGTACTGACGGAATTATTATTGCTACAGTCGGTAGGAATGATCAGCAGATTATGCAATTAAAGGATAAAGTTCCTGTAGTGCTCTTAGATCGCCGAATGAAAGAAGGAATGTTTGACGGAGTTTCTTCAAATAATTACGAGTCTACCATGGACATGATGAAATACTTAATTAGTCTTGGTTATGAAGCTTTTGGTTTTTTCGTTGAAGAATTAGTAGAAGGCATGTCAAGAGTGATTCGTTACCAATCCTATATGGACTTTATAAAGGAGCATAATCTTTATGATGCATCTTTCATCTATAATGTAAATTTATACGATGAAATGACGATGATTAGCAACCTGATCGAGTTCAGAGAACAAACCAAAGGGAAAAAGGCTGTTATTATATGTGCGAATGGAAAGACATTGTTGCATGTCATCACTGGGGTAGATGCCTTAAAGATAAATGTACCAAATGATATCGGTATCTGTGGTTATGATGATTTTGAAGCAGCAGCACTCATTCACAGTGGAATTACTACGATAAATCAGCCAACATATGATATTGGTTATGCTTGTGTTAAACAATTGGTGAAACGTATCAATCAAAATGGGGATTACACACCAAAAGAAATCAATTTGCGCTCCAAATTGGTAATTCGGGGATCGGTATAGAAAGGAGAACAAATGAAAGATAAGAGGAAAAAAATTGCGACAAGGAAAACACCGTTTGCAAAAGGTTATATAAGAAGTATTAAGAAAGATTGGAGACTATGGTTATTAATTATTCCATTGCTACTATGGCTATATTTCTTTGCATATCGGCCAATGTATGGAATTTATATTGCATTTCTAAAGTATAGTCCGTTTAAAGGAATAGAAG is a window of Lachnoclostridium phytofermentans ISDg DNA encoding:
- a CDS encoding cupin domain-containing protein, translating into MAVYKELDSKYEVLVEGKSGRRIKGYDGSLMMVEVYFENHYISEKHTHEHEQMTYCLEGTFEFYIGDKVERISAGDTIYFPSNIEHHCAVITETGRLLDVFTPIRKDFIQE
- a CDS encoding LacI family DNA-binding transcriptional regulator, with the translated sequence MDQTKITITNVAEFAGVSKSLVSSYLNGRFDNMSEATRKRIEETIQSLGYEPKEQYRNFKKRERGIIGLILPDITDPFYSLCSKAIADGALNHDYMVLFANSDNNVGVENTYLDKFSECTDGIIIATVGRNDQQIMQLKDKVPVVLLDRRMKEGMFDGVSSNNYESTMDMMKYLISLGYEAFGFFVEELVEGMSRVIRYQSYMDFIKEHNLYDASFIYNVNLYDEMTMISNLIEFREQTKGKKAVIICANGKTLLHVITGVDALKINVPNDIGICGYDDFEAAALIHSGITTINQPTYDIGYACVKQLVKRINQNGDYTPKEINLRSKLVIRGSV